TCCATAGCCGAAAAAAATGCTTTAACGACTTCTCTTAATTCTAGTGGCTCTTTGACTCTATTTGAATTATTCTGGATCGTACTTGTAAAAAAGTCAGAATATGAAACAAGCATTTTAATATTTGAGTCAATTTTCGTTGCTGACTTCAATGCTGGTGCATTGTCCGAAACCGCTCTTTTTAACTGTTTACCATTTAGCGTCAACGCATTTAGATATAGTTGAATTTCATGAGTAAACTCCGCTATTGCTAACCCTGTAGATGAGAGGACCCTATACATATTCTTCTCATCAATTAGTTCTCTAATTAGTTTTTGTTGTTCTTCAAATGTTTCTTTTAAAGTATCTGCTGTTGCTTTATCGATACCAGAGGTTGGTAGCGAGGATGGCTCGGAGAATAAATCAAATGTGGATTGATTTTCATCAATATCAGGCGAGTCTACAGAACTATCTAAACCAGAAATCACACTAGTTAGTTGCTCATTTGTTGCTTCTAATTTTTCTTCTGTTGTAGGAGGTTTAGGTTTAAAGCCTTGCTGACTCGATGTTACTTTTTTACCACGAGCAGAAGCAATACGCCGTACAGCACTTGTTATAACTTCATATGCAGTTACTCGCAGCTCTTCAAAATGAGCATTTTCAATTAAGCCTTCACGAGATGATGTTTCATCAAATAACTTACCATCGATATTTACAATATCAATACTTCCAACGAAGTTTGTATTAGAGTGTGGTGGTAGAATTTTGCGTCGACGAACTGAGTCATCGAGTCCTAGCCAATCATCGTATCGACTACCATACGGAGCTACATAAAACCCATTCCTATATAGCTTGATTCCACCATTTTCATTAGTATATGAACTTAGGTGCTTTCTTGAACTTGATCTCGATAATGTGAAATAGTGAGCGCTGAACCTAAAGTTAGCTTGTTGAAGAGCTTTGCTTCTTATTTCGGGAAGGGGGAATGAATCTTCAAGTTTAGCATCTTTAATACCTTTAATAGTTACTTGAATCTTACCTTCATTTGTTATTTCTGCAGAGATAAGAGCATCAGCCTCGCTCAAAAACTCGGTATCATCACTCTTAAACTCAAGTAGCTCCCCAGAAATTGGCACGAGCGTATAAAAACGAGGTTTGAAGCCAGGGTCAATAACACCTGACGGTAAAGCTTGTGGGGCACTCTTTACAACTGCACTAATATACTTAAAAGTCGTAGAGTGATTAAGTTCATTCCATACTTCTCTAGTATTGGATATTTCTAGCTTTGTACCCTTTTCAAAACCATGATCTTCCCAACTTTCTCTAATTGAATTAGAAATCGAAAGTAGATTGGATTTTGCTTGATAACTCTTCCAATCTATATCAATTATCAAGTACGGACACTCTATTGATGTTCGAGTAATAATTCTTAAATTATGTCCAATTTTCTGAGCAGAAAATCGTCCAATACCTTTCCGGCCAGCTCTGGCTCGTTTGTAGGTAGGGGATACAGGATAGTCTTCTTTTTCAGACGTACTAATAGTCATAAAGCCTTTAATTAAAGCTTCTTTACTCATCCCATTACCATTATCTAAAATAGTAATCTTCCCGCCAATATGTTCAGTACGTTCAAAAATCACATCAACTGTCGTAGCTTCAGCATCATAAGCATTTTTAATCAGCTCACTAAGAGCAGTTGTCTTTTTTGCCACCAACTGCTCACCAAGACGCTTAACAAGGTTTCCATCAACAGTAAAGCGCACGTTATCTTCATCATGTACAGACAATTGGGATGCAACATCTAAAATTTTGCCATAGTCTAACGCTGAATCATCG
The nucleotide sequence above comes from Vibrio atlanticus. Encoded proteins:
- a CDS encoding sensor histidine kinase — protein: MSNKSELRKELAKLVESDDSALDYGKILDVASQLSVHDEDNVRFTVDGNLVKRLGEQLVAKKTTALSELIKNAYDAEATTVDVIFERTEHIGGKITILDNGNGMSKEALIKGFMTISTSEKEDYPVSPTYKRARAGRKGIGRFSAQKIGHNLRIITRTSIECPYLIIDIDWKSYQAKSNLLSISNSIRESWEDHGFEKGTKLEISNTREVWNELNHSTTFKYISAVVKSAPQALPSGVIDPGFKPRFYTLVPISGELLEFKSDDTEFLSEADALISAEITNEGKIQVTIKGIKDAKLEDSFPLPEIRSKALQQANFRFSAHYFTLSRSSSRKHLSSYTNENGGIKLYRNGFYVAPYGSRYDDWLGLDDSVRRRKILPPHSNTNFVGSIDIVNIDGKLFDETSSREGLIENAHFEELRVTAYEVITSAVRRIASARGKKVTSSQQGFKPKPPTTEEKLEATNEQLTSVISGLDSSVDSPDIDENQSTFDLFSEPSSLPTSGIDKATADTLKETFEEQQKLIRELIDEKNMYRVLSSTGLAIAEFTHEIQLYLNALTLNGKQLKRAVSDNAPALKSATKIDSNIKMLVSYSDFFTSTIQNNSNRVKEPLELREVVKAFFSAMEPSLKRRSYQLVTDFAGDDFWTKAIHISEISSVLMNLFTNACKAIIRCNRPQGKLKLTLTSTEDDHVLRFEDNGDGIPPENWGKVFNPLFTTELSGGAYVNEDIQMKGMGLGLTITQEIVDGFDGEISVVEPTEKYSTCIQVVIPRANEREIPEDVY